A region of the Callithrix jacchus isolate 240 chromosome 5, calJac240_pri, whole genome shotgun sequence genome:
AGAACATCTGAAACATTAATTAGCAGAAGTCTACTTAAAGAAGAGGTGCTGGTTTTCTGCCATAATATTGGCAGctgatatatatttgttttaagtaaaaataaaatatttcagttacatttaaaaagtttcctGATTtatggccggacatggtggctcactcctataatccaagcactttggaggccaaggcaggtgggtcacctgaggtcaggagttcaagaccagcctgaccaacatggtgaaaccctgtcttaggaaaaaaaaaaaaaaagaaagaaaaaaaaagttacctgatTTACTATACTTTTTCATGTAACCAGTCAGCCCTGAGTCCTATTTATGTTGTGAGTCCAATCCCAGAAAGAGATAGAGGACAAGCTTTTATATGCTTAGCCTGAAGAAAATCTTTGTCCAAAAAAGTAATTATCTGACCCTTCtataaaggaccagatagtaaatattttagattttgtagGCTGAAGTAGAATCAAGGGTTATATGTAGGTTCTCATAtaataagagagaaaacaaattttgaaaaatttcttatTGATTAAATTCAAAATAGTaaacaatattttgaaatgtaggtATACtaatgagaagagtggagatcCTTCTGGAGTGGTAACATTTTGCTTAATTGATGTTCAGAGTGCTGAACTATTGAATAGtgcttcctattcaataaataatcatCAATAAAAAATCATCAAATAGATTGCAAGTATTCATCTGTTAATGCAGATCTGTAATAAGATTTTGCATATTTCATCTTTGACATTTCACACAGACATGTCAAATAATTGATACCAGCCCATaaccatattattttaattaagcaTATTAATCACTCAGGAAGCATTTATAGAATTAgatttttcttataacatttgCCTTTTAGTTATCATTACATTGCTGCTTAATTACTTCCAATGGAAGGTTAGATAGAAGCTCCACAATTGCACTGttcaatagatttttaaatatagaaattcccTTGCTGCATTAAGGTCCTAAAAATTATTCTGGAACTGTAGTTTGGACTAAGAAACTATATCTACTgcaaatttgtttggaaatggaGATCTCACTTCTTGTTTTAACTTTTGATAGCATGCAAAGTATATAAAGCAGCTCAACGTTGTTTATGattcaaaaattagttgtgtaaataaatacagtttgttttatatataagtgCTATTCTGTCTAATAGTTTTAAGTTGAATTTACTGAATATTATAAAATCTTCAGCAAAAGCTAATTATCAAAGCCGTTTATTATTTGGTCATAGTGTCTGAAAGCAGTTTTActgttatgaaaaatttcaatctCAGCTccaagctgaaaagaaaaaaaaaaaaaagagcctgataAAACTTTACTACAGCTCAGCCATCAAACTGCTGTGTGCCCATGCAAGTCAGGTTATTCAGCTTCTATTTCTGACAATGATTAGGCCCATGACAGTGAATGAAGTTCACCATTAACATGGTTGGTTTAATAATTCATGATAAATTCAGATGGTTTTCATAGAATACCTGTTGATGACAAAACATTAATAACCACCTTATATCTTCACAAGTTTTGTAAATTACCTAACTAAGCTTTTTTCTACTTCACACATGTTTTTACCATTATCTGAGATTCCGCTTTAGGTATTAGTATTTTTTCAGCTTCTTACCTGTAGTTGTTCAACACAGACTATTCTTAGAAGCTAATTCTTCAATCATTTTAAACTTGGCACTGATTCCTTGAATAAACAACATCTGAACAGTATTGTCACATCTATCACCTCATCAAAAGAGATGGAAATCTACTTAACCtcagttgctttgtttttttttaaacagattattgattttattaatattttaaacttttagaaCAAATGGTTTGTCGAAAGGctaatactcttttttttgtttttaaattatattaaatttaaaaaaaatgttttttggctgggcacggtggctcacgcctataatcccagcactttgggaggctgaggcgggtggatcacgaggtcaagaaatcgagaccatcctggtcaacaagatgaaaccccgtctctactaaaaaatacaaaaattagctgggcatggtggtgcttgcctgtagtcccagctactcgggaggctgaggcaggagaattgcttgaacctgggaggcagaggttgcggtgagccgagaccgttccattgcactccagtctgggtaacaacagcaaaactccatctcaaaaaaaaaaaagaaaggctactCTTAGTTTATTTTCTCTGGATACATTTCTTCAGCTGCTGCAAACTTGATTTAATTAACTTATCACTAGAACATTACTTTTCTTGCTTTGCTAGCAAATTAGCTACTTAGAAACTTCCCTCCCTTAGAAACTTTCTATTTCTTACCTTTCCTCCTTGCTGTAATGAAATATTCCACTTTAAATTTTCAGTTGTTCTAAAACCATTGCTTTCTGTGAATCGGAAATACTGTGATCGGTCCTTAATTTGGTAACATTGatgtattttgaattcttttagcACAGATACACAGTTGACTCCTTGAACAACAGGGTTTCACACTACACAGGTCCACTTATATGAAGtttttttcagtaaatacagTCAGCAGTTTATACATCTGCAACCAAACATGGAtcaaaaatatgttatttgaGGAAACCCCCACATACAGAGCAGCGAAGTTTTCATATCCTCTGGGCCACGGTGGGACTTGAATCTGCATAGAGTTTGGTATCCACAGTTGGTCCACAGATACCAGGGAATGACTGTAGAATCATTACATAAGAAACAAAGTTGTTTTCTGTCTTGTCTTGGTAAAATAATCCATACCCTCCACTGTGCCTTAAAAGCATGacattgaggccaggtgtggtggctcatacatgtaatcccagcactttgggaagccagggtgggaggattgcttgaacccaggagttcaagaccagcctcggcaatatagtgagacccctatctctagtttttaaaaaatataaaatttaaaaaaataaaaaatatgacattcaaaatgcatttgtttttgttttgacatgATAGTTATGCATTAATAGCTAACGATACTCTTGTACCAATATTATGTCAAAATAATGACTACTTTTAGTTACTGATAACTGACAGttatgaattaataaaaaaataaaatgtcacacACAGTATATGGCAATACGCATGTGTGGCACCAAATATGCTATTGACTTATAACTTTGTTTACTGTGATTTGTGGTATACTGAGCTGCAGTAGGAAGCTATATACAAGTAGCCAATCTACTCTGCCCGCCAGTACAGTGGCTGGTTACCAATTACAGATAACCAGAACACATCAAAAAGCAGTTCAACAAGGATCAGAATAATAATATATAAGTACCATTATTAAGTAGttactatgtggcaggcactgtatCAGACTGCATAATGTACATTATTTAATGTAACCTTCAAAAAGTTGAAagggaagatcccttgagtctaggaggtcgaggttgcagttagctgtgattgcaccactgcactctagcctgagtgacagagtgaaaccctgtctcaaaaaaacaaaacaaaataggcctggtgcagtggcttatgcttttttttttttttttgccataaaaatactttattaggcCAGACTACAcactataaaaatgctttaaaacgTAGCAGGAGGAGATGTAAAGACTCAAAGAAGTACAAAGAAGTTAACAGTGGCTATCAGAATACACTAAAGAATCCACACTACTTCTCCCTTTACCTGGAAAAGGAAGCTTCTAGGCTACCTCCTCCTTAGCACACTCCTcaaactcctcctcctcagctgtgGCGTCTTGGTATTACTAATATTCTGACACCAGGTTGTTAAGGTTGCTCTCGGCCTCGGTGAAGTCCATCTCATCCACGCCCTCACTCGTGTACCAGTGCAGGAAGGCCTTGCGCCTGAACATAGCTGTAAACTGTTCTGCATCGCATTTGAAGAGTTCCTGGATGGCTGTGTTGTTACCGATGAAGGTGGCCGACATTTTTAGCCCCCGGGGTGGGAAGTCACAGGCGGCTCTTTTCACATTGTGAGGGAGACACTCAGCAAAGTAGCTGCTGTTCTTGTTCTGGATATTGAGCATTTGCTCATTCACCTCCCTCATGGACATGTGACCTCTGAAAATGGCAGCCACGGTTAGGCAGCGGCCATGTCAGGGTGGCCATCATATTCTTAGCATCAAATAGCTGCTGAGTGAGCTCAGCCATAGTCAGGGCCCAGTACTGCTGGCTGGTCAGTGAGGCAAAGCCAGGCATAAAGAAGTGCAGCCCAGGAAATGGAACCATGTTCACAGGCAGCTTCGGCAGGTTGGCACGTGGCACGTGTCCCTGGACGTCAAGCACTTCACCCTCGAGGAGCTGACAGTCAAGATCAAGGATGGCGTGGTGGAGATCACCCGCAAGCAGGAGGAGCGGCAGGATGAGCACGGATTCATCTCCAGCTGTTTCACCCGGAAATACATGCTGCCCCCTGATGTGGACCCCACCCAGGTCTCCTCCTCCCTGTCTCCTGAGGGCATACTGACCGTGGAGGCCCCCATGCCCAAGCCAGCCACACAGTCCAACGAGATCACCATCCCTGTCACCTTCGAGTCGCGGGCCCAGCTTGGGGACCCAGAAGCTGCAAAATCCGACCAGTCTGCAGCCAAGTAAAGCCTTAGCCCAGATGCCCACCCGTGCCGTCGCCACTGGCCATGCCCACCCCCCCACCTGTGTGTTCTTTTGTTACGtttatctgtttttctcaaaGTTTGAAGCAAcccccccccccgcaaaaaaaaaaacaagaagtagGGCGGGGCCTCAGGATCCCGAGGAGCCAACGGGCAGCATCCCGGCACTGCTGCCCTGTCCACCTAGCTGGCAGCTGCTTCACATGACTATCTGATCATTTTAGCAAAGGAGGAGAACAAACGAAGCCAAACAGTGGGAAAGTCTGCATGTGTTTGCAATGGGGCCCTGCCTCCTGCTCACCCCTCTGCAGCCCTGCCTCCCTTACTTCCGAGGGCACCAGAGGCTGGGCTGACCCAAAGAGGAGGTGGTGCATGGCTCAGAGGCCGGTGGCAGCAAGGAGGCTGCTGAGAGGCGCAGCAATCCTGCCCCAGCCCTTCTGCACACCCAGACGGTGGTGTTGCTCTGTCCCTGCACGGTTCTGGTTGGGCACAGGGGCCTTGCTGACATCAGACGTCATTTCTGAATATCTGATTGCAATTAAAAGGCAGccttgtttcattaaaaaaaaaaaaattctcactttTGGAGacttgaggtgggtggatcacctgaggtcagaagtttgagaccagtctggccaacatggcgaaaccccatctctactaaaaatacaaaaattagctgggcatggtggcacatgcctgtaatcccagctactttggaggctgaggcaggagaattgcttgaatctgggaggtgggggttgcagtgaactgagatcgtgccactgtgctccagcctagatgaGATTGAgactatatctcaataaaacaaaaccagccaaacaaacagaaaccgcAAAAGGTTGTCTGAAGCCATCCACAGACAAAAGTAAATGAGTGAATGTAGCTACATTATTATTTATGGATGCAgaagtttgaattttatataatttttacattttacatgtcacccaggctggagtgcagtggggtcatcttggctcactgcagcctcctcctcctgggttcaagcaattctcttggctcagcctcccgagtagctaggattacaggcataggccaccacacccagctaatttttgtagttttcgtagagacggggtgtcactatgttggccacgatggtctctatcttctgaccttattatccacctgcctcagcctctcaaattgctaggattacacacatgagccacagcgcccggccgggGTGGAGAAATTTTTTAAGTCAGACTCTTCCTTAAAAAAGTTTTGCTTTTGGTAGGATTCCATATTTTCCTAGTTTTGTTAAGTGTTTCTAATGATGTTTGGCATAGGTGCTAACTTTAGGAGCCTGTTGTAACCAaaccaatttttttcttgttctgaatGAGCAGTAACAGAACTGGTAGGTGAGTCACACTGCTACTATGT
Encoded here:
- the LOC144582446 gene encoding tubulin beta chain-like is translated as MSMREVNEQMLNIQNKNSSYFAECLPHNVKRAACDFPPRGLKMSATFIGNNTAIQELFKCDAEQFTAMFRRKAFLHWYTSEGVDEMDFTEAESNLNNLVSEY